Sequence from the Anaerolineae bacterium genome:
ACCTTGCCTGGTGCGTTGAAGTGGGCCAGCGTCTCCTCGATGAGGCGCGCCCGTTCGGCGATGAAGGCGTCGTCCACCTCCATGGAGGGAGCCTCATCGAGCATCGCCTGCACCGAGGGCAACTGCCAGACGATTTCTGTGGGCGGGGCAGCAGAGCCCTCCGCTGAGGGCGCCGCCTCGGAGGTCGTGGCGGTCTGAGCCACGGCAGCCTCCTCCGAAGCCAAGGGGCCCTCCGGCGCCACGGAGACCTTAGGCCGCCGCTCCCAGGCCCGCAGACGGCGCTCGTCGCGCCAGTCCCGAAACCGCTCCCACAACGCCCCCACCCAAACGAAAAGATCAACAATCGGTCGATCCAGAGCCAGCGAGAGACCAAACAACCCCAGGGCCAGCACGGCCAGCCAGCCCCCCACTTCGCCCAACGCAGCGGCAAAAACGCGCAGCACCACGGCGCCCACATAACCGCCCCCCTTGCCCTGGGCGGCCACCTGCCACGCCGTCTCGCCAGAGGCGACCAGATCATGGAAGGCCGTGAGCAGGGCTACCCCCACCAGCGTCACACCCCATACCCTGCCGTGCGTCGGCGGCGGAACGCGCTCCACCCGCCGCAACAACAGCCACAGCGCCATCCCGCCCAGCCCCAGGGGGAAAAGATACGCGCCCCATCCCAGGGCACGCCGCAGTCCCCCGCCCATGGCCGCCGCCCACGCCGGTTGCTGAACGAGCAACACCCGCAGCAAAAACAGCGTCAGCACCAAGAGCAACAACGTCCCCAAATCGGCCTTGCGCTCCGGACTCACGCTCAGGCCGAGAGAAGGCAGCCGCACCCGGGGACGCGGGATGCGCGCCAGTACCCCCTGCCAGCGGCTCGTACTCCGCGTCGCGGCACGTCGGGGGCTGCGGGAGCCTCGCCGGGTCTGGGCTTTTTTTCGCTTCTTCGAGGAACCTTTCCGTTTTCGCGCTGGGGACATACCGCCTCTCCAAAAAAAGATTATAGCATGGCGGTTGCGTCGGCAAGCAAATGCGGCTAAAATCACTATATGCGCAAACCGCATGCTGCCTGGTCGTGGCAAACCAAGTGGACCGTCTCCCTGATGCTGCTCGCCCTGGGGGTCTATCTGCTCACCCGCTTCCGTGAACTATGGCCGCCGCTGATTGTGGCGGTGCTCCTGGCCTATGTGCTCTCCTGGCCGGTGGAACTCCTCACCAAACGCTTTCGCCTGGCCCGCGGGTGGGCCACCGCGCTGGTTTACCTGCTCCTGTTCGCTGTGTTGCTGGTCACCCTGCTGGTGGGCGTGCCTCTGCTGGTCGGGCAGGTGCAAAGCCTCAACCTCGATGTCCAGCGGCTCATCCTGCAGGCCGAATCCATCCTGGGCCAGCGGATCGTCATCGCCGGGCAGGTGTTGGACGGGCAACAGGCTCTGGAACAGTTGCGCGGCGTGTTGCAACAGGGCATCGAGGCGCTGCTGAGCAGCACGCTGAGCATCGTGGTCAATGTGGTGTCCTCCGTGGCGCTGGGGGTGTTCGTCCTCATCATCTCCTTCTACCTGGTCAAAGACGCGCCGCTGGTCAAGGCGTACCTGGATTCGCTGCCACCCCCACCCTTCCAGGAAGACTACCAGCGGTTGCGCCGCGAAATCAGTGCCATTTGGGGCGCTTTCTTCCGTGGACAACTGACCCTGGCCGCCGTGGTGGGCGGGCTGTTCACCGTCATCGGCCTGATCGTGGGCCTGCCCGGAGCCATTCCCATGGGCATTCTGGCCGGCCTGCTGGAATTCCTGCCCAGTTTGGGGCACGGCATCTGGCTCACCCTGGCCAGCCTGCTGGCCTTCTTCGTGGGCTCCACCTGGCTGCCCCTCCCCAACTGGGCTTTCGCGGCCCTGATCATCGGCATCCACCTCATCTTCCAACAGGTGGACATCAACTACCTGATCCCGCGCATCGTGGGCCGACGGGTGCATCTGCACCCCATGGTGGTCATCCTGGGCATCCTGGCCGGCGCCATTTTGGGCGGTGTGCTGGGGGTGCTGTTGGCCTCGCCTACCATCGCCTCCTTGCGGGTGCTGGGGCGCTATGTGTACGCCCGGCTCTTCGACCTCGACCCCTTCCCCAGCCCGGTCTCCGAGCCCTTACCGCCGCCCAACCTGCAATGGTGGCAAAAGCGCTCGACCTCTCGCCGCCGCTTTCCGCGCAGGAGGCGTCGATGAAAGCCCCGACCCCTTCGTCACCGGCTGCTTCCCCAGAGCCACCCCCGAACCGCGAGACCCCTCCGCCTTCATCGTCGCCCCCCTGGAGCCCCACCACCAAACTCATCGTGGGGCTGACCCTGGTCGCCCTGCTCTTCGGAGCGCTGATTTACTTTCGCGCCTATATCGTCCCCCTGGCGCTGGCCTTCATCCTGGCCTACCTGCTGCACCCGGTCGCAGCCTGGCTGGACCGCCACACCCCCCTCCCCTGGCGGGCCGTGGTGGCCCTGCTTTACCTGGCCCTGGTTCTGCTCCTCCTCGGCGTACTGACCCTGAGCGGGCTGGCCCTGGTGCAACAGGCCCAAAGCCTTTACACCGTGGTCTCCGACTTTCTGCTCACCACCCTCCCTTCCTGGTTGAGCGTCTTGCAGACCCATCCTTTCGTCCTCGGCCCCTTCACCCTGGACTTCACCCGCTTCGACTTCAACACCCTGAGCCAAAACCTGCTGACCTCGGTCCAGCCTCTGTTGGGCCAACTGGGCAGCCTGATCAGCGGGCTGGCCTCGCGCACGCTGCAGGCCCTGGGCTGGACGGCCTTCGTGCTGCTGGTGTCCTACTTCCTGCTGGCCGAAGCCGGGCAGGTCTCCGTGGCCCTGGTGCGCGTGGAGATCCCCGATTACCAGGCCGACCTGGAACGCATGGGGCGCGAGTTGGGGCGCATCTGGAACGCCTTCCTGCGCGGCCAACTCATGATCGCCCTGATGGTCGGGCTGGTCAACGGCGTGCTCCTGGGGGCCCTGGGCGTACGCAACGCCCTGGTGCTCGCCATGCTGGTCGTGGCTGGCCGTTTCGTGCCCTACTTGGGCCCCCTGGTGGTGTACATCATCACCGGGGTCGTCATCCTGCTCCAACCCCAGCACCCCTGGGGGATGACCGCCCTGCAGCATGTGCTGGTGGTCGTGGGGAGCATGATGTTTGTGGACCAGGTCTTCGACAGCGTGGTGGTGCCCCAAATGATGGGCGATGTGCTGGGCGTGCATCCGGCGGCCGTACTGGTGGGCGCGCTGGTGCTGGCCCGGTTGGTGGGTATCCTGGGGCTGCTCTTGGCCGCGCCCACCGTGGCCTCCCTGCGCCTCATCGGCCACTACATCCTGGCCAAACTGGCCGACCACCCCAACCCGTGGGAAGGGCTTCAGCCGGCCTCCTCCCCCACCTGGCCATTGCTCCCCTCCCTGGTCAAACTCTGGCGACGGCTGCGTCGCCGTTGAACCCTTTTTTGATGGAGGAAGGCTCATGAGCGAACCGATGGACATCCAAACGGAAACCCTGGCCGAAACGCAAAACTTCATCGTGTGGAAAGCCAAGGAGCCGGACGGCGAAACCACCTACCATGTGGAACTGGGCGCCGTGACGCTGCACTTTTTCCAGGAGGAATGGGACGAATTTCTCACCCTGATTCGCCAACTGTAATTCCTCCTCATGTTCACCTATCTGGCCCATGCCTCCCCGCTCCATCGGCTCAATCCGGCGGCCAAGTTGGTCGGATTGGCCATCATCGCCGCCGGGGCCACGCTGGCCTTCGACCCCTTCGTGCCGGGCATGCTGGCCCTGGGGCTGGTGCTCACCGCCTGGTGGGTGGGGCGCATCCCCTGGCGGCAAATGCTGCGCTGGAGCGTGCCGCTGCTGCTCTTCCCCCTCCCCCTGGTGGTCTTCACCGCACTCTACGCCGACCTGAGCCGGTACCCGCAACCACACATTCTGTGGCGCTGGGGGCCCTGGGTCGTCGCCGCCGAGGGCTTGCGGGGCGCCATCGGCCTGGGACTGCGCGTGGTGACCTTCATGGCCACCTCCCTGCTCTTCGTCAGCACCACCGACCCCACCGATTTTGCCCTGAGCCTCATCCAGAACCTCAAGGTGCCCTACCGCTTCGGCTACGGCGTGCTCGTCTCGTACCGGTTCCTCCCCCTCCTGCGACGGGAATACGAGACGATTCGCATGGCCCACCGGGTGAGGGGCTTTGCCGAAGGCCGGGGGCTGCGGGGGCTGCTGGCCCGCACCCGACGCTACGCCATCCCCTTGCTCGCCGCCGCCATTCGCAAGTCCGAGCGCACCGCCCTAGCCATGGACGCCAAAGCCTTCGGCGCCGGGCCTGAACGCACCTACTACCGCCAGATGTGGCTCACCTGGCGCGACGCCCTCTTCGTCCTCATCCTGACGGGCTACACGGCCCTGGTGTACTGGATGGCGCTCCACTTCGGTCTGGCCGATTTGCAGTGGATTCCCCATGTCTGAACTCCTCTGGCTGTGGGTTAGCAAACAAAACTACTGGGGGGAGGAAGTGCGGCGCTGGCAGGGCCGTCTCCTCTGGGCCACGCCGCGAGGCTGGGCCATCGAAGCCTTCTTTGAGGGGCCTGCCGTCACCGCTGGCGGCCTGACCTTCCGCCCCGGCGATCGGCTGATCGAATTCTATTACCGCCAACGCTGGTACAACCTGTTCGCCGTGTACGACGGCCCCCGAGGACGCCTCAAAGGCTGGTACATCAACATCGCCTCGCCAACTCAACGTCGCGGGAACCTCCTGCTTTACCGCGACTGGGAGTTGGACCTGGTCTTCCTCCGCGATGGCCGCCTGGCCCTGCTGGACGAAGAGGCCTTTGCCGCCTTGCCCTTGAGCCCGGCGCAACGCCTGCGGGCGCAGCAGGCCCTCCAGGAGGTCCGGGCGCGGTTGCAGCGAGGGCCATGCAAACCCCTGGCCTCCGTGCTACAATAAAAGTGAAGCCACAAACCCGCAGCGGGCGCTCTGCGTCCCAAGGAGGTGCCCATGAAAAGCGCTGCCTACGATCGGGCTTATTTGGAAGCCATCCAGAGCGTGCTGGAAGATTACCTGCACGCCCAGGACCTGTACTGGATGCTTCGGGCCGAGCCCCCCAAGGGTGAGCCTCCCTTCCCCTGCCTGACCCTGGGGAATGTACTGTTGGCCTATACCCGCCTGCGGGCCCGGTCTTCCGCCGAAGCCGAAGCCCTGTTTGCCCCCATCGCGCAACTGCGCGAACAGTGGCGCACCGCCTGGAACAAGAAAGCGCGCCACGAATTGCAATCCCGGTTGCAGTGTTGGGCCGATTATCTCCACGAATACGAGACTGATCCTGCCCAGGCCGCTTACTACACCTACCAGGTGCGCCAGCGGGTGATCGTGGAACTGCTGGCCCAGGACCTGGGCGGCTGGCCCGAAGCCGAGGCCGATCTGTGCCATCGTCTGGATCGTGTCCTACGCGCCTCCTTTGCCCCAGGCCCCTTTATCTGGGACAAGGATCTGGCCCCTGCTTTCCCTGCAGGCCCCTTCTGGTTCCTGTACGGCCATCCCAAATAAACGCCCCCTCATGCCGAACCCCCAGGGGTGCCGCGCGCACCCCTGGGGTCGTTTAACGCCCCTGATGCTACACCTGGGCCCCCGTCATGGCCGGGCGCAACGCCCACCCCCGCGCCGCGACGCCTTGCTCGCGCCACGCGGCCACCATGGCGTCGGCTACAGGCGTGGCGTCGTCCATCTGCGGGGCAAAGGCCACAACCCCCGGCCCGGCACCCGAAAGGGCCACGGCCACCGC
This genomic interval carries:
- a CDS encoding AI-2E family transporter; the encoded protein is MRKPHAAWSWQTKWTVSLMLLALGVYLLTRFRELWPPLIVAVLLAYVLSWPVELLTKRFRLARGWATALVYLLLFAVLLVTLLVGVPLLVGQVQSLNLDVQRLILQAESILGQRIVIAGQVLDGQQALEQLRGVLQQGIEALLSSTLSIVVNVVSSVALGVFVLIISFYLVKDAPLVKAYLDSLPPPPFQEDYQRLRREISAIWGAFFRGQLTLAAVVGGLFTVIGLIVGLPGAIPMGILAGLLEFLPSLGHGIWLTLASLLAFFVGSTWLPLPNWAFAALIIGIHLIFQQVDINYLIPRIVGRRVHLHPMVVILGILAGAILGGVLGVLLASPTIASLRVLGRYVYARLFDLDPFPSPVSEPLPPPNLQWWQKRSTSRRRFPRRRRR
- a CDS encoding AI-2E family transporter; amino-acid sequence: MKAPTPSSPAASPEPPPNRETPPPSSSPPWSPTTKLIVGLTLVALLFGALIYFRAYIVPLALAFILAYLLHPVAAWLDRHTPLPWRAVVALLYLALVLLLLGVLTLSGLALVQQAQSLYTVVSDFLLTTLPSWLSVLQTHPFVLGPFTLDFTRFDFNTLSQNLLTSVQPLLGQLGSLISGLASRTLQALGWTAFVLLVSYFLLAEAGQVSVALVRVEIPDYQADLERMGRELGRIWNAFLRGQLMIALMVGLVNGVLLGALGVRNALVLAMLVVAGRFVPYLGPLVVYIITGVVILLQPQHPWGMTALQHVLVVVGSMMFVDQVFDSVVVPQMMGDVLGVHPAAVLVGALVLARLVGILGLLLAAPTVASLRLIGHYILAKLADHPNPWEGLQPASSPTWPLLPSLVKLWRRLRRR
- a CDS encoding energy-coupling factor transporter transmembrane protein EcfT — protein: MFTYLAHASPLHRLNPAAKLVGLAIIAAGATLAFDPFVPGMLALGLVLTAWWVGRIPWRQMLRWSVPLLLFPLPLVVFTALYADLSRYPQPHILWRWGPWVVAAEGLRGAIGLGLRVVTFMATSLLFVSTTDPTDFALSLIQNLKVPYRFGYGVLVSYRFLPLLRREYETIRMAHRVRGFAEGRGLRGLLARTRRYAIPLLAAAIRKSERTALAMDAKAFGAGPERTYYRQMWLTWRDALFVLILTGYTALVYWMALHFGLADLQWIPHV
- a CDS encoding DUF402 domain-containing protein, which encodes MSELLWLWVSKQNYWGEEVRRWQGRLLWATPRGWAIEAFFEGPAVTAGGLTFRPGDRLIEFYYRQRWYNLFAVYDGPRGRLKGWYINIASPTQRRGNLLLYRDWELDLVFLRDGRLALLDEEAFAALPLSPAQRLRAQQALQEVRARLQRGPCKPLASVLQ
- a CDS encoding homoserine kinase, which gives rise to AVAVALSGAGPGVVAFAPQMDDATPVADAMVAAWREQGVAARGWALRPAMTGAQV